From a single Pelodiscus sinensis isolate JC-2024 chromosome 4, ASM4963464v1, whole genome shotgun sequence genomic region:
- the LOC142829286 gene encoding serine protease 53-like isoform X1, with protein sequence MESLGLRRLLLLGICLQQGAAAAGPACGQQRVLSRIVGGINAQRGEWPWQASLQLRGEHLCGGTLIGDKWILSAAHCFIGKDTTKDPAAWKVVLGRLQLSGGPLQGVVRNVSQIITHEKYQDYTQGMDIALLRLAEPVPFGRDVAPICLPYPSHQFAFGSQCWATGWGRVMEDRTLPPPMPLKKVELDLLSAETCNCIHSNLRQKELSSPARPGLICAGFQSGGVGPCQGDSGGPVVCSENGTWFQAGILSFSVGCARPHSPILITEVTAYASWIENRTGGASFAVQTGPAPFSSEEGKCKGCGKPKGYELNFSPTGAWPWYVSLQFGGQHVCGGALISESWVLAAAHCFIERQEHTDWKVLLGERREGAEPRWQEERGLRKLILHGAFVNVTEGSDIALLQLAQPVGFGEHLWAVCLPYETHRFRLGGTCWARGREKARAPTPQPLQGVGVALLGPVACNCSYSQSILAGEAVPILPEMLCAAQQEETTSCEGDDGGALICSEKGTWFLAGLSSFSNGCGRKSQPGVYTDVRAHEKWIMDITRDGYFGNQPMPVPAITEEDTCPVKPTPSSGGAGTKPVPTVGTTSGQGSGGAGTMLVPTAGTTKGQGSGGAGTTLVPTAGTTRGQGAGGAETEPVPTAGTTRGQGSGGAGTTPVPTAGTTRGQGSGGAGTEPVPTVDTTRGQGSTKGWAKPVIPGGATEEEGSGAEWELPVPPGCAQHREGASGKGQKPVPPGCAKRGEGASGKGQKPRPPGGAKGGQGGKGKGPKGRLRFF encoded by the exons ATGGAATCCCTCGGCCTTCGGCGACTGCTGCTGCTCGGGATCT gcctccagcagggagcaGCGGCTGCAG GACCAGCCTGTGGCCAGCAGAGAGTCTTAAGCCGAATCGTTGGTGGGATCAATGCCCAGAGAGGGGAATGGCCGTGGCAGGCCAGCCTGCAGCTCCGCGGGGAGCACTTGTGTGGAGGGACCTTGATCGGTGACAAGTGGATCCTCTCGGCTGCTCACTGCTTCATCGG GAAAGACACGACCAAGGACCCCGCTGCCTGGAAGGTGGTGCTGGGGCGTCTGCAGCTGAGCGGTGGCCCGCTGCAGGGGGTCGTGCGCAACGTCTCCCAGATCATCACCCATGAGAAGTACCAAGACTACACCCAGGGCATGGACATCGCTCTGCTGCGCCTGGCGGAGCCCGTCCCCTTTGGCCGTGACGTAGCCCCCATCTGCCTGCCCTACCCCAGCCACCAGTTCGCCTTCGGGTCCCAGTGCTGGGCCACCGGCTGGGGCCGGGTGATGGAGGACA GGACCCTACCACCCCCCATGCCTCTCAAGAAGGTGGAGCTGGACCTGCTCAGTGCCGAGACCTGCAACTGCATTCACAGCAACCTGCGGCAGAAGGAGCTGTCCAGTCCGGCCAGGCCGGGGCTGATCTGTGCCGGGTTCCAGAGTGGAGGCGTGGGGCCCTGCCAG GGTGATTCGGGCGGGCCGGTGGTCTGCTCCGAGAACGGGACGTGGTTCCAGGCCGGGATCCTCAGCTTCTCAGTGGGCTGTGCCCGGCCCCACAGCCCCATCCTGATAACCGAGGTCACGGCCTACGCCAGCTGGATCGAGAACCGCACCGGGGGAGCCTCCTTTGCTGTCCAGACGGGGCCAGCCCCCTTCAGCAGCGAGGAAGGGAAGTGCAAAG GCTGTGGGAAGCCGAAGGGATACGAGCTGAACTTTTCCCCCACGGGGGCCTGGCCCTGGTACGTGAGCCTGCAGTTTGGAGGGCAGCACGTCTGCGGGGGAGCGCTGATCTCCGAGAGCTGGGTGCTGGCGGCTGCTCACTGCTTCATCGA GCGGCAGGAGCACACGGACTGGAAGGTGCTGCTGGGCGagcggcgggagggggcagagccacgcTGGCAAGAAGAGCGGGGCCTACGGAAGCTGATCCTCCACGGGGCCTTCGTGAACGTGACCGAGGGCAGCGACATcgcgctgctgcagctggcccagccgGTGGGGTTCGGGGAGCACCTCTGGGCCGTCTGCCTCCCTTACGAAACACACCGGTTCCGGCTTGGGGGCACCTGCTGGGCCAGGGGACGGGAGAAAG CTCGGgcacccaccccacagccactccagggggtgggggtggctctCCTGGGACCAGTGGCCTGTAACTGCAGCTACAGCCAGTCCATCTTAGCTGGTGAGGCCGTGCCCATCCTCCCGGAAATGCTTTGTGCTGCTCAGCAGGAAGAGACCACCAGCTGTGAG GGCGATGATGGGGGGGCACTGATATGCAGCGAGAAGGGCACCTGGTTCCTGGCGGGCCTCTCCAGCTTCAGCAATGGCTGTGGGAGGAAGAGCCAGCCGGGCGTGTACACGGACGTGAGGGCACACGAGAAGTGGATCATGGACATCACACGGGATGGTTATTTTGGCAACCAGCCCATGCCAGTGCCGGCCATCACAGAAGAGGACACCTGCCCAGTGAAGCCGACTCCAA GTTCTGGTGGAGCAGGGACAAAGCCGGTGCCCACGGTGGGCACCACAAGTGGGCAAG gctCCGGTGGAGCGGGGACAATGCTGGTGCCCACGGCTGGTACTACTAAAGGGCAAG GCTCTGGCGGAGCAGGGACAACACTGGTGCCCACAGCTGGTACCACGAGGGGGCAAG GCGCCGGTGGGGCAGAGACAGAGCCGGTGCCCACGGCAGGTACCACAAGGGGGCAAG gctCCGGTGGAGCAGGGACAACACCGGTGCCCACGGCTGGTACCACGAGGGGGCAAG GCTCtggtggagcagggacagagccggTGCCCACGGTGGATACCACGAGGGGGCAAG GTTCCACTAAAGGCTGGGCAAAGCCAGTGATACCTGGTGGTGCCACGGAAGAGGAAG GTTCCGGTGCAGAGTGGGAGCTGCCGGTGCCCCCCGGTTGTGCCCAGCACAGGGAAG gtgCCAGTGGCAAGGGGCAGAAGCCAGTGCCGCCTGGCTGTGCCAAACGAGGGGAAG gtgccaGTGGCAAGGGGCAGAAGCCAAGGCCGCCTGGTGGTGCCAAAGGGGGGCAAG GTGGAAAAGGGAAGGGTCCCAAAGGGAGGCTCCGTTTCTTCTAG